The genome window AAATAATTACGACGGGAGCTTAAAGTGAGAACCAAATAACTGAATTGGAGGTAATTATGACAGGTGAAAATTTTTATAATGTTACCGAATGGCAAAACGGTGATCCTTATACAGATATTGGAAGTGTAATTAATAGCATTATTGCGGATATTAAAAGACGGCAAAATAGCAAGGATCAAAGAAGCGGAGGCAAACCCGGGGCAGTTATTTATATTCCGCCAGGGGATTATCATTTGACCAGTCAGGTAGTAATTGATATCAGTTATCTTAAAATTATGGGATCGGGGCATGGCTTTACATCATCCAGCATTCGCTTTAATACATCGGCACAAGAACTGGAAAGCTGGCATGAGTTGTGGCCGGGAGGCAGCCGGATACTGGTAGATCTAAAGCCGGAAATAAATGCTGGCGAAGAGGCTGGAGCAGCTTTTTATATTAAGCGGGAGGGGAATCCAAGACTCAGTTCAGTTGAATTTTCAGACTTTTGCATAGATGGACTCCATTTTGCTAATGATGGTGAAGAAAAAGATAATATAGAAAACACTTATATTAATGGCAAAACCGGGATTTATGCAGCTAGCGCGCAAGATTCTTTTCGGATTACCGGCATGGGATTGGTTTATTTGGAACATGGTGTTGTTATGTATTATTCGGACGCATTGAATATTCACGATAATTTTATCGCTGAGTGCGGAAACTGCATTGAATTGAGAGGTTGGGGACAAGCATCTAAAATTACAGATAATTTGATAGGGGCTGGGTATAGAGGATATTCGATTTTTGCCCAAAACTGCGGAGGACTTTTGATTAGCGCAAACAATATTTTCCCGCGGGGAGAAAGCAGCATTTATTTTGACGGTGTAACACGCTCGACGATTACCGCAAATCGGCTGCATGCTTTTTATTGGGGAATGATTATATTGATGGGAAATTGCTCGGAAAACTTGATTTCAGCCAATCACTTTTTACGCGATTATGAGCCGTGGACTCCCATGCAGAAATACAATAACAGACGAGGCAGTAAGTATGGAATAGTTTGGATTACCGGCAATTATAATTCAGTGATTGCTAATCATTTTTCGCTGGTTCTTATGCAAGCTGATTTTGAGAGTAATGAGGCGAAACCGGTTATTATCCGTATTGCTTCGGGCAGGGGAAACTTTATTTCCACTAATCATATGGTGGCAGTTAAGGGAAAAGCAGAAGCAAGTGATGCTTGTTTTTCAGCGCAGGTCGGGGCGCTGCTGACCGCTGAATCAGAACTTTTTTCAGTGACAGCCGTGATGGTTGAAGCTAATGCTGTTGATAATACAGTCTTAGACTCAGGAAGTGAAGGCCAAGTAATTATAGATAAAAACCAAAACTCTTTTCGACCAACTCCGACTTTATAATTACATTTGAATAATTAGAGAAAATATAAAAATCTTAAGGTTCTTTCTGGATTATATGCGTAGTAACAAAAAAATCAATTGTGCAGGGGGAGAGACAAAAGCTTTAATTATAAGTAAAAATCTCCTGCGTTATTACTGGAGTTTGTCACTTGTGAATGGAATAAGGAGCTCGTTCGGCTCCTTATTCTTAATTCAACCCAGCAATCGAACATTATAAACAAAATATAAAAAAATATTTACTTTTTATGCCTCTTTTGGTATAATAAAAAAAGTAATGATATATCTTTTAAATTTTCCGATTCAGGATGCAACGCCGGTGGAAAAGGGCTGGGCGGAATAAGTTTGGAAAAGTTGAAAGACTTTTTTTATTGGTGCTTTAAGGAGGAAATGAAATGGCAGCTTTTTTTGAAAGATATTTTAAGCTGAAAGAAAATTCAACGAATATTCGGCAGGAGGCCATTGCCGGATTTACTACTTTTATGACGATGGCCTATATCCTGATCGTCAATCCTTTAATGCTGGCGCAGGACGGGGCGACTGGCATGGATTTTGGTAAGGTCTTTACGGCCACAGCCTTATCGGCGCTGATCGGTACGCTGATTATGGCATTTTTGGCGAAACTTCCCTTTGCTTTAGCGCCGGGAATGGGCTTAAATGCTTTTTTTGTCTTTTCAGTGGTGCTGGCCCGGCAAAAGTCTTTTCAATTTGCACTGACGGCGGTTTTTATGGAGGGTATCATTTTCCTTCTGCTGTCGGCTTTTAATGTGCGGGAAGCGATCATTAAGTCGATTCCGGTTAATATTAAAAAAGCGGTTTCCGTGGGAATCGGCCTGTTTATTGCCTTTATTGGGTTAAGCAATGCCGGAATTGTGGTCAATGGGGCAACGCCCTTGGTGCTGGGCGATCTGAAGCAGCCGGCGGCGCTGCTGGCGCTGATTGGGCTTTTAATTACCGGAATTTTGCTGTGTTTAAAGGTCAAAGGTGCTTTATTCTTTTCTATCATTATTACAACGATAATCGGAATTCCGATGGGGCTGACTCAGCTGCCGGAGAAGATAATATCCTTGCCGAGTACGCCGTATTTCTTTGACTTTGACTGGAAAAATGCCTTCAGCGGCGAAATGTTTGTTGTGATGCTGACATTTTTATTTGTCGATATTTTTGATACGGTCGGCACTTTGGTCGGCGTATCAACCAAGGCAAAAATGCTGGATCAAGACGGCAATGTGCCCAGAGCCAAACAGGCGCTGTTGGCGGACGCAATTGCCACCACGGTCGGGGCGGTGCTGGGAACGTCAACGGTGACGACTTTTGTTGAGTCGGCAGCCGGAGTGGCCGAAGGCGGACGAACGGGTCTGACCTCTTTCTTTACGGCGCTGTTATTTGCGGTTTCTCTGTTTTTATCGCCGCTCTTTATTATGATTCCGTCGGCGGCAACGGCTCCGGCTCTGATTATGGTTGGTCTTTTTATGATTGAGCCGGTACGGGAACTGGATTTAACCGATTTTACCGAAGCGATTCCGGCCTTTTTGGCGATTATTATGATGCCGCTGAGCTATTCAATTTCCGAGGGGATTATTTTTGGAGTTGTATCGTATGTTCTTTTAAAGGTGACAACCCGGCGCTGGCGGGAGATTCCGCTGGTAACGCTGCTTCTTGCCATTGCCTTTGTGGCGTATAAGCTGTTTATGTAAGGGCAGCAGGGCGGAAGTGATGACAAAATGAGTAAATAATGATCTACTCAGCTTGCCCATATTCGACAGAACTGTCTTTTTGAGGCAGACCGCCCGCCTGGGCAGAACCGCAAAGCATTTCGTTCAGGGTTTGAGCGGGATAGAGTCAAAAAAGACGGTGGGAAAGTTGAGTGATTTATATAAGGAAGCTTTGAAAAGGAATGAAAATGTGACGGTTCCGCCTTATTAGCAACTCGAATAGGAAAGCGGAGTTAAGGACTAAATTCCCGTCGACTGGAGCCTGCATACCTGCTTCCGGTAAATAGGGAAAGAGATGTAATATGGAAATGATAAAAATCC of Lachnospiraceae bacterium oral taxon 500 contains these proteins:
- a CDS encoding fructotransferase; this encodes MTGENFYNVTEWQNGDPYTDIGSVINSIIADIKRRQNSKDQRSGGKPGAVIYIPPGDYHLTSQVVIDISYLKIMGSGHGFTSSSIRFNTSAQELESWHELWPGGSRILVDLKPEINAGEEAGAAFYIKREGNPRLSSVEFSDFCIDGLHFANDGEEKDNIENTYINGKTGIYAASAQDSFRITGMGLVYLEHGVVMYYSDALNIHDNFIAECGNCIELRGWGQASKITDNLIGAGYRGYSIFAQNCGGLLISANNIFPRGESSIYFDGVTRSTITANRLHAFYWGMIILMGNCSENLISANHFLRDYEPWTPMQKYNNRRGSKYGIVWITGNYNSVIANHFSLVLMQADFESNEAKPVIIRIASGRGNFISTNHMVAVKGKAEASDACFSAQVGALLTAESELFSVTAVMVEANAVDNTVLDSGSEGQVIIDKNQNSFRPTPTL
- a CDS encoding guanine permease — encoded protein: MAAFFERYFKLKENSTNIRQEAIAGFTTFMTMAYILIVNPLMLAQDGATGMDFGKVFTATALSALIGTLIMAFLAKLPFALAPGMGLNAFFVFSVVLARQKSFQFALTAVFMEGIIFLLLSAFNVREAIIKSIPVNIKKAVSVGIGLFIAFIGLSNAGIVVNGATPLVLGDLKQPAALLALIGLLITGILLCLKVKGALFFSIIITTIIGIPMGLTQLPEKIISLPSTPYFFDFDWKNAFSGEMFVVMLTFLFVDIFDTVGTLVGVSTKAKMLDQDGNVPRAKQALLADAIATTVGAVLGTSTVTTFVESAAGVAEGGRTGLTSFFTALLFAVSLFLSPLFIMIPSAATAPALIMVGLFMIEPVRELDLTDFTEAIPAFLAIIMMPLSYSISEGIIFGVVSYVLLKVTTRRWREIPLVTLLLAIAFVAYKLFM